One stretch of Micromonospora cremea DNA includes these proteins:
- a CDS encoding RtcB family protein — protein MGFTPLAGTRAPVRVWTDPYAIEPQAARQLRNIGALPWVQGVAVMPDVHFGKGATVGSVIAMRQAVSPAAVGVDIGCGMSAVRTSLTAADLPDDLAGLRSAIEATIPVGFAQREKAVDPRRVRGLEQAGWDDFWGRFAGLDRRVAQLETRAQRQLGTLGGGNHFIEVCLEQGGADEGRVWLMLHSGSRNIGKELAERHIAVARGLPHNADLPDRDLAVFLAGTPEMDAYRRDLWWAQEYARRNRAVMLALLCGVVREHFPQVGYDEPISSHHNYVAEESYDGVEVLVTRKGAIRAGRGDLGIIPGSMGTGSYIVRGRGNPDAYCSASHGAGRRMSRAQAKRTFSTADLATQTAGVECRKDAGVVDEIPGAYKDITEVMAQQEDLVQVVAHLKQVVCVKG, from the coding sequence ATGGGATTCACCCCGCTCGCCGGCACCCGGGCACCCGTCCGGGTCTGGACCGACCCGTACGCCATCGAGCCGCAGGCCGCCCGGCAGCTGCGCAACATCGGCGCGCTGCCCTGGGTGCAGGGCGTCGCCGTGATGCCGGACGTGCACTTCGGCAAGGGCGCAACGGTCGGCTCGGTCATCGCCATGCGGCAGGCCGTCTCGCCGGCCGCGGTCGGTGTCGACATCGGCTGCGGCATGTCGGCGGTGCGCACCTCGCTGACCGCCGCCGACCTGCCGGACGACCTGGCCGGGCTGCGCTCGGCGATCGAGGCGACCATCCCGGTCGGCTTCGCCCAGCGGGAGAAGGCGGTCGACCCGCGCCGGGTCCGGGGCCTGGAGCAGGCCGGCTGGGACGACTTCTGGGGCCGGTTCGCCGGGCTGGACCGGCGGGTGGCGCAGCTGGAGACCCGGGCGCAGCGGCAGCTCGGCACCCTCGGTGGGGGCAACCACTTCATCGAGGTCTGCCTGGAGCAGGGTGGCGCCGACGAGGGGCGGGTGTGGCTGATGCTGCACTCCGGGTCCCGCAACATTGGCAAGGAGCTGGCCGAACGGCACATCGCCGTGGCCCGAGGGCTGCCGCACAACGCCGACCTGCCCGACCGGGACCTGGCGGTGTTTCTCGCCGGAACGCCGGAGATGGACGCCTACCGGCGGGACCTGTGGTGGGCGCAGGAGTACGCGCGGCGCAACCGGGCCGTCATGCTGGCCCTGCTCTGCGGCGTGGTGCGTGAGCACTTCCCGCAGGTCGGTTATGACGAGCCCATCTCCTCTCACCACAACTACGTCGCGGAAGAGAGCTACGACGGGGTGGAGGTGCTGGTCACCCGCAAGGGCGCGATCCGGGCCGGGCGGGGCGACCTGGGCATCATCCCCGGGTCGATGGGCACCGGGTCGTACATCGTGCGGGGCCGGGGGAACCCGGACGCCTACTGCTCGGCCTCGCACGGCGCCGGCCGGCGGATGTCGCGGGCGCAGGCCAAGCGGACCTTCAGCACGGCCGACCTGGCCACGCAGACCGCCGGCGTGGAGTGCCGCAAGGACGCCGGAGTGGTCGACGAGATCCCGGGCGCGTACAAGGACATCACCGAGGTGATGGCTCAGCAGGAGGACCTGGTGCAGGTGGTGGCGCACCTCAAGCAGGTGGTGTGCGTGAAGGGCTGA